The segment AACAGACACCGGAAAACCTGTCTATTCACACATTTTGGTTTCCTTTCACTCGTACTTCCTAACCCGCTCTTATCAACCCGGGGTTCTCTTAACCGCTCTTTTAACCTGATCCTTTGTTTCCCCGCTAAGCGGGCATTGCGATCTGGGCTGTTCTTGCCCAGCTTTCGTCTAGTCTTTTGTTCTTCTTCGCGCCTAGAGCTTGTAACTGCTCTTCCCAAAGAACCAAGGACTCTCTTTCGTAAATATCTGACGCCTCTGACCTTCGGTTGATTTCTTCCCTTCACATGAATCTTGAGAATTCTATTACTCCGGATATCAATCCGGCGAAGACCTCCAGAAGCTTTATGTCTGCCTTACTCCAATCAAATTGGCCGCTAAGCCTTTCCAATCCGACGAAACCAACAGGCCTATACCTAGAGAAAATCGGAATGACAACAAGTGAAACGATTCCCTGCTGCGAAAGAATTTCTGCTTCTCTGCTAGCCTCTTCGGGGAGTTCACTAACAACATAAGAATGAACCCCCTCTCTTTTCATTTCATTTATCCACCAGGAAAACTCTTCGAACGGCATGTTTTGAAGATATGATTTTGCACCCTTGGTGCCTTCTCTACACCATTCGTGGGTGTTTCTTGCCGAATTGGTTCTGTAGTCCAGTAAGAAGACATTGGCCCTATCGGCGGAAGTAAGCTCTCCAAGTTGTCTAAGCGCTTTTTCGATTGCGTCGTCTATGTTCTCAAACTCCTTGAGTGCTCCGGAAACCTCTGAAATGACCCGTTCGAAATTCTGTCTCCACTGAATCTCTGCCGCTACCTTCCTATAGGCACTTGTGTCTCGGGCCACAACCATTGTGACTATGGAGTTCTGCAAGTCGAGAACCTTCAGGCAAATCTCAACCTGAAGCTTCTCGCCGCTCTTCATAGTAAGAAATGAATCCGTCGTACACATTCCCTTTATCTGAAGATCGGCTCTGATCTTCTTCATCTCAGAATCGAGATCGCCGGCAACCGAATAAAAACTCATCTCAAGAAGCTCTTCATAGGAATATCCAAGCTTCTGAACCACGCTGTTGTTGGCTTCGACTATTCTACCGGGCCTCAAGGGATCGTCAAGGCTCACGAGAAAGATCATGTCGTCAATCAGGCTAGAGAAACCTTCGTACTTGCTTTTTAGATACTTGTTCAGCGTATAGAATTGATTGGACCTCGAGGTTTCTCCGACAAAGGGATCTTCTGAAACCGTCTCTACGTGCATATTCCATCTCAGCTTGGAAATCCGTTCAGATAATGTCTTGATCTCCGCCGTACCGTTGTCAACGATGTACACTTTTATTGGTTCCACACGACCCCTCCGCAACTTGGTAGGAAGAGATCCTACTCAGGATTGAAACACCGTCTTCCCGTTCAGAACGGTTTCTTCA is part of the Mesotoga infera genome and harbors:
- a CDS encoding GAF domain-containing protein — translated: MEPIKVYIVDNGTAEIKTLSERISKLRWNMHVETVSEDPFVGETSRSNQFYTLNKYLKSKYEGFSSLIDDMIFLVSLDDPLRPGRIVEANNSVVQKLGYSYEELLEMSFYSVAGDLDSEMKKIRADLQIKGMCTTDSFLTMKSGEKLQVEICLKVLDLQNSIVTMVVARDTSAYRKVAAEIQWRQNFERVISEVSGALKEFENIDDAIEKALRQLGELTSADRANVFLLDYRTNSARNTHEWCREGTKGAKSYLQNMPFEEFSWWINEMKREGVHSYVVSELPEEASREAEILSQQGIVSLVVIPIFSRYRPVGFVGLERLSGQFDWSKADIKLLEVFAGLISGVIEFSRFM